The Ricinus communis isolate WT05 ecotype wild-type chromosome 8, ASM1957865v1, whole genome shotgun sequence sequence AAACAATAATggttttttcaatttattagcTGTGAGcagaaatataacttaacaGGGGggtgaaaagaagaaagaaaaagagcatTTACCGGAGTGACCCTACTCAGTACTTCTTTGACAGCAAATAAAATGTAGAACCTTGAAGTGAAACACGCAAATTTAAATACAGGGATGTTAAAGAAAAGGAACCCAAATCCTCGTACTGAGAAGTGCTATCTCAGTAACAAATTAAATCTAGTCAATCGAATAAACTTCCAGGAAGCAACCTAAAAGGCCAGGTCAGATTGCAGTAACCTGTACCCTCTGCTGAGTTGATCTAAAAGAATCCTCAACAGCCCATAACCGCACAATTGTAAACAAACACGCCAACATGTTCCTTCACACCAAGAACCTTCCAATCCAAAGTTCCATTATTCACCCCCGACTTTGGACACCAAGAATTAAGCACAACAGCTTCACCTTCTGGGCCTCTTTGCCCACCCACAACTAGAAGTTTCTCTCCACATGCCTTAAAAGCCAAGCCCCAACCATTTGAAGAATCCGCCCTCACAGGTAGTCTCCCCAACACCTCCCAGGTGTTCTTCACCTTATCATATTTCTTCACCATGTTAGTTAAATACTCAACAGCATATAGCTGGTTATCAACAACTGCAACAAGCGGAGGAGCCTGAGCAGCCCTATTAACATTTGGGTACATCCCCTCTATCATCCTCCATTTCCTCGTCTCAAAATCATACTCCTCCCCACATGTCAATGAAACAGTGGGACTCGACATTCCACCAATCACGTAGAATTTGCCATCCATAAAAAAGCCAGAGCACAGTCTACGTGGTGAATGCATGTTCGGTAGCATTTCCCATTTGCCTGTTGAAGAGTCGTATAATTCTGCTGAATTCAAAACATTCCCATTCTTATCACTCCCTCCTGCAACAACAGCAATAGAACCAAGGCTACCTGATCCAAAAAGACATCGAGGACGATTCATCCCTTCACACTTAACCCAACCACGACGAATCAAACTATACTTCCAAATAGCAAAATCAAACAACTCACGCCCAAAAACCAATAGTTCACTACCCACAGCCAATGACTCCTTATCTGCATGATTGAAACACTCATCACAAGGTATCTTGGGCAAAGCCATCCATTTCTTTCTCACGGGATCAAAGGCCTCCCATCCCCTCGGATCACAAACTAAATACACCCAATGTTCTGTAATTCCCAGTTGCTTCCTTAGTCCATATAAATATCCACTTTCAATTAGTTTATGAAACCTCTTGTTTATACATGCTAATGAAGCATAATCCGATCTACATGCCCAAGCTAGACAATTCAATGCAACATCATCAATAAGACCAGGAAGGAGTGAATCACTTGATCCTAAACGTAGCCGACCATCATTTACTCCTCCTCTCGTATTTATTATGGAACGACTCATTACTTCCTCTTCTCCCTCCATCAAACTTTAATCTAAACAAGCTGttcttttttatgtattatgAACCAATCTTTGCTATCATCCAAAGTAATATCAAGCAAATCTTAACAATTAAACTTATGCAACAGTTCTTGATTATGCTCCCAATACCCTGAAAACAAATTTCGATCTTTGCAGACAATCACTCTCCATCTGTTTATCTTTTCCATCAAGTCAAGAAATCAACACTATACACCTCCATTTTCACAACTCCTACTCAAATTTGAGgcaaaatttaataacttcttttatttaagttCGGAATCAAAAccagaaaaaaagaagtcGAAAATATAGAGAAATACAATCACGAATAAAGATACAGCAACATCAATAATCCCAGCTACGTAACTCAATTACCAAGATTTTCCAGGAAAGTTCTCCAATTGATTTCCAGCAATCTAAATGGACTTATTACCTGAAAATTTATCATAAAACAATCAATTAActagaaacaaacaaaatgaaaaagataaaactttGAACAGCtgaaacaaaaacaattaagCTCATAAATTAATCAAACTAAAGATAATAACTTTTTCAAGGTCCGATCCAAATCCAATCTCATTAATATAACCCGGATCCTAAAACAAGCAATACTTATAAAGCTACTCATATTAAGCAAGAGTTCCAacagtaaaaatataataacaatacaaacattaaagaaacaaaagattgCAACTTTACCggaaattattaaagaaagaCCGGATCTTGGATTATGGGTCACCGGAGaagttgccggggaatgttttcCGCCAAACATACTGCCGGAGTCCGGCGAGCgtaaaagagagagaggtaTCAAAGATAGCTTTGTACTTTGTTAAGAAAGAGAAGCTGAAACTgataaagagagagagagagagagagagacagacaGAGGTGCGTTATAAAACTGAAATGCATTTggttttggttttcttttttctttttgcatatATGTCCCtacaatttttaatagtttttataaaatcccaaaattcctttttctatttttttatttaaatttctaatttagacgtctttttttgttataagattattatttgttttatttttgtaggCGGCACGCAAAGAGTAGCAAAattgtcttctttcttctttcttctttcttgtcTGTCACTTTcttgatttaattttcttcCAAATGAAATACATTTAcataatcttttttaaaaattaaatttattaatatattttcttaaaatttaaaaaaagaaaggtaagTACATGAAATACtctttttatgaaaagaataataatttttttagaaaagataTTCCATGTTagtgttaattttaatactaaaaaaaatttcttaccCTTTTAGCTAGTGAATATATCATGGCTATATGGTAtcacataaatttataaatattaatttaattttaataatttattaatataattaaatattagatcattcaattatatatagtacttcattattaattaattaaatatattaattttatttattaaatttttttatttatttttagaatttaattagttgtaattgataactataagatttaattataaaattctgactcgtataaataattaaaaattatgtataaatttaCTGACATTCTATATTAATAGAAggaacatataaaataaataaattatttaaaataatattaattaatagtctataattaaaaaataaatttataatggtAGAGTGTTATGATAATACTCTAGTAAAATGAGCGAAAGAATGAATAAAAGTTTTACTTAGTCATTGCATGCCACTTACATAACACATAGCACTTACATCActgttttttataaaataaaaattcttttaaaatactttttttctccaaaaataaataaa is a genomic window containing:
- the LOC8263148 gene encoding F-box/kelch-repeat protein At5g60570 translates to MEGEEEVMSRSIINTRGGVNDGRLRLGSSDSLLPGLIDDVALNCLAWACRSDYASLACINKRFHKLIESGYLYGLRKQLGITEHWVYLVCDPRGWEAFDPVRKKWMALPKIPCDECFNHADKESLAVGSELLVFGRELFDFAIWKYSLIRRGWVKCEGMNRPRCLFGSGSLGSIAVVAGGSDKNGNVLNSAELYDSSTGKWEMLPNMHSPRRLCSGFFMDGKFYVIGGMSSPTVSLTCGEEYDFETRKWRMIEGMYPNVNRAAQAPPLVAVVDNQLYAVEYLTNMVKKYDKVKNTWEVLGRLPVRADSSNGWGLAFKACGEKLLVVGGQRGPEGEAVVLNSWCPKSGVNNGTLDWKVLGVKEHVGVFVYNCAVMGC